In a genomic window of Quercus lobata isolate SW786 chromosome 4, ValleyOak3.0 Primary Assembly, whole genome shotgun sequence:
- the LOC115987740 gene encoding protein POLYCHOME-like, with product MASRFTGAPLSFVIYTSPSPSQEEEQQIGSPTSVLPVSFFSSREQQSQIGTPFTPLNAPKIMNPTFSISPISSADRFKFRVPYTTDEDVVLQNLIHIIRSVMMKSNSSSSQTLTPAQRLFNSLDLVQKKVTQQLERIKETPTFQMGVRDKKIRILMSMR from the coding sequence ATGGCTTCTCGATTCACTGGGGCTCCTCTTTCCTTTGTCATTTACACTTCTCCTTCTCCATCTcaagaagaagaacaacaaaTTGGGAGTCCGACGAGCGTTCTTCCTGTTTCGTTTTTCTCATCTCGAGAACAACAAAGTCAAATTGGGACTCCATTTACTCCTCTCAATGCTCCGAAAATCATGAACCCTACTTTCTCCATCTCTCCAATCTCTTCTGCTGATCGGTTCAAGTTTCGGGTGCCGTACACGACTGATGAGGATGTAGTGCTTCAGAATCTTATCCACATCATTCGCTCTGTTATGATGAAATCAAATTCTTCATCGTCCCAAACCCTAACAcctgctcagaggctcttcaaCTCGCTTGATCTTGTTCAGAAAAAGGTCACGCAGCAATTGGAGAGAATTAAAGAGACCCCCACTTTTCAGATGG
- the LOC115986427 gene encoding ubiquitin carboxyl-terminal hydrolase 15 isoform X2, with translation MLEPREADIPVLFLVLVVLPLVAYILLGKWSEVTKKRERISLLAQLAAEEAFKAEAMAVGNAIPLVSSSKSGLHVCARCFAPAKTRCSRCKSIRYCSGKCQIIHWRQAHKQECQQLETTSSSSSSPKSVSVEESLHGRVLLNDYMNSQFLGYDNDQGEKVSADDLTSLSFGVPGVVDFSTIGNSQIPILERTVNKRVSHKPQNEILRGEDKDVIDSCEDASKSRATHLTSDFISSKEAFTRHRSRKSDSVVSEVENLRKHNVNSSNVGQAASKDTMHGSDKYITPPQNTFEPRKSCGFSSSSCLTRNGTNAHQMEYDQDEGDLLKWENSTNAEKINFNSSYEMTATNGNVNAKSGSQALQAKISKLPKSTMKVSGEQYCSELERKGHVANESNVARMRDIKAAQGSNGVERMGIMKMVGLRKSTKLTRQDAPINNGKRNNKLKMLFPYEEFVKFFQCEVFDLSPRGLLNCGNSCYANAVFQCLTCTKPLITYLIHRSHSRACCVKGWCLMCELEQHAVMLRESGGPLSLSRILMHIRSINFQIGDGSQEDAHEFLRLIIASMQSICLEGLGGEKKVDPILQETTFIQHIFGGRLRSKVKCMICHQESERYENMMDLTLEIYGWVESLEDALTQFTATEDLDGENMYRCGRCATYVRARKELSIHEAPNILTIVLKRFQEGRYGKISKRITFPDMLDMIPFMTRTEDMPPLYLLYAVVVHLDTLNASFSGHYVSYVKDMRGNWFRIDDTEVQPVPMSQVMSEGAYILFYMRSCPRPQRTYIEKTIQQQVPDSARNCISKAQKLARTSQSRPSSQSVGLQDSTNPRPDMPPRSTNHTSNGILKSASRNVQPVMEAYAEPVCMDFSNATSSDWSLFTSSDEASFTTESTRDSFSTVDYADTCNADTISSIFNTLYAPEYSHNSDSCRKVSNCRPHTRFVSEQKGHILDSYLSTQPLDKVQKRVLSKQVSDPSSQFPSDSNCNMFVKYGSNPIHGFERTSDHCKL, from the exons ATGCTTGAACCAAGGGAAGCTGATATACCTGTATTGTTTCTTGTCTTGGTTGTGCTCCCTTTGGTTGCTTACATCTTACTTGGAAAATGGAGTGAGGTtacaaagaagagagaaagaataagtTTGCTAGCTCAATTGGCTGCTGAAGAAGCTTTTAAAGCAGAAGCGATGGCTGTGGGTAATGCTATTCCTCTTGTGTCTTCTTCAAAGAGTGGACTTCATGTGTGTGCGAGATGCTTTGCTCCTGCTAAAACCCGCTGCTCTAGATGCAAATCTATTAGATATTG TTCTGGAAAGTGTCAAATTATCCACTGGAGGCAAGCTCACAAGCAAGAGTGCCAGCAATTGGAAACTACTAGCAGCTCAAGCTCATCTCCTAAGTCTGTCTCAGTCGAAGAATCCCTTCATGGCAGGGTTTTACTTAATGACTACATGAACTCACAGTTCCTTGGTTATGATAATGATCAGGGAGAAAAAGTTTCTGCAGATGATTTAACTTCATTAAGCTTTGGTGTTCCTGGTGTTGTTGATTTCTCTACAATTGGTAACTCTCAAATCCCCATTCTTGAGAGAACAGTGAACAAACGGGTGTCTCATAAACCCCAGAATGAAATATTGAGAGGAGAGGATAAAGATGTAATTGACTCTTGTGAAGATGCCTCCAAAAGTAGGGCTACCCATTTGACTTCTGATTTTATTTCATCAAAGGAGGCATTTACAAGGCATAGG TCAAGAAAGAGTGATTCTGTTGTGTCAGAAGTAGAAAATTTAAGAAAGCACAATGTCAATAGCTCTAATGTAGGACAAGCTGCTTCAAAAGATACGATGCATGGGAGTGATAAGTATATTACCCCACCTCAGAATACATTTGAACCAAGAAAAAGTTGTGGATTCTCAAGCTCATCATGTTTGACTAGAAATGGAACAAATGCACATCAAATGGAGTATGATCAGGATGAAGGAGATTTACTTAAATGGGAAAATTCTACTAAtgctgaaaaaataaatttcaatagCTCCTATGAAATGACTGCAACTAATGGAAACGTAAATGCTAAAAGTGGGTCACAAGCTTTACAGGCGAAAATTTCTAAATTGCCAAAATCAACAATGAAAGTTTCTGGAGAGCAATATTGTTCAGAATTAGAGAGGAAAGGACATGTTGCCAATGAATCAA ATGTTGCCAGAATGAGAGATATCAAAGCTGCACAAGGAAGCAATGGGGTTGAAAGGATGGGAATTATGAAGATGGTTGGTCTAAGAAAGTCAACCAAACTTACCAGACAAGATGCTCCGATAAATAATGGcaaaagaaacaacaaattAAAG ATGCTGTTTCCTTATGAGGAATTTGTAAAGTTCTTCCAGTGTGAAGTCTTTGACCTATCACCTAGGGGCCTTTTAAATTGTGGTAACAG ttGCTATGCTAATGCCGTCTTCCAGTGTTTGACCTGCACAAAGCCTCTCATCACCTATCTGATTCATAGATCACATTCAAGAGCAT GTTGTGTAAAAGGTTGGTGTCTCATGTGTGAACTAGAGCAACATGCAGTGATGTTAAGAGAAAGTGGGGGCCCTCTGTCTTTGAGCAGGATCCTTATGCATATCCGAAGTATTAATTTCCAaattggtgatggaagtcaggAAGATGCACATGAATTTTTAAG GCTTATTATTGCGTCAATGCAATCTATATGCTTGGAAGGACTAGGTGGCGAGAAAAAGGTTGATCCTATATTGCAAGAAACAACTTTTATACAACATATTTTTGGTGGCCGTCTTAGATCAAAG GTCAAGTGTATGATATGTCATCAAGAATCAGAACGATATGAAAACATGATGGATCTCACATTAGAGATATATGGTTGGGTTGAATCATTGGAAGATGCGTTGACTCAATTTACGGCCACTGAAGATTTGGATGGAGAAAACATGTACAGATGTGGAAG ATGTGCTACATATGTTCGAGCTAGGAAGGAATTGAGCATACATGAGGCTCCAAATATCCTGACAATTGTCTTGAAGAGATTTCAG GAGGGAAGATATGGGAAAATAAGTAAGCGGATCACTTTTCCCGACATGTTGGATATGATTCCCTTTATGACTAGGACCGAAGACATGCCACCACTTTACTTGCTTTATGCTGTTGTTGTGCATTTGGACACATTAAATGCATCTTTCTCTGGACATTACGTGTCATATGTGAAAGATATGCGTGGAAATTGGTTCAGGATAGATGACACTGAG GTTCAGCCCGTGCCAATGAGCCAGGTGATGTCTGAAGGAGCATATATCTTGTTTTACATGAG GTCTTGCCCACGTCCTCAAAGAACATATATTGAGAAAACCATCCAGCAGCAAGTTCCTGACTCTGCAAGGAACTGCATATCAAAAGCTCAGAAGCTTGCAAGGACCAGTCAAAGCAGACCTAGCAGCCAATCTGTTGGCTTACAAGATTCAACAAATCCAAGACCAGATATGCCTCCCCGTTCTACCAACCATACTTCAAATGGCATCCTCAAGAGTGCTAGCAGAAATGTCCAGCCAGTGATGGAAGCATATGCTGAACCAGTCTGCATGGACTTCTCTAATGCAACATCAAGTGATTGGTCCCTCTTTACAAGCTCAGATGAGGCCTCATTCACAACTGAGAGTACTAGAGATTCATTCAGTACTGTAGATTATGCTGATACATGCAATGCAGATACAATCTCGTCGATCTTCAATACATTATATGCACCAGAATACTCCCACAATTCTGATTCTTGCAGAAAAGTTTCAAATTGTAGACCACACACGAGGTTCGTTTCTGAGCAAAAGGGCCATATTTTGGACTCATATTTGTCAACACAACCTCTTGACAAAGTACAGAAACGAGTGCTTTCAAAACAGGTCAGTGATCCTTCAAGCCAATTCCCTTCTGACAGTAACTGCAACATGTTTGTAAAATATGGGAGTAACCCAATACATGGTTTTGAACGAACTTCTGATCATTGTAAACTGTAG
- the LOC115986427 gene encoding ubiquitin carboxyl-terminal hydrolase 15 isoform X1 — protein sequence MLEPREADIPVLFLVLVVLPLVAYILLGKWSEVTKKRERISLLAQLAAEEAFKAEAMAVGNAIPLVSSSKSGLHVCARCFAPAKTRCSRCKSIRYCSGKCQIIHWRQAHKQECQQLETTSSSSSSPKSVSVEESLHGRVLLNDYMNSQFLGYDNDQGEKVSADDLTSLSFGVPGVVDFSTIGNSQIPILERTVNKRVSHKPQNEILRGEDKDVIDSCEDASKSRATHLTSDFISSKEAFTRHRSRKSDSVVSEVENLRKHNVNSSNVGQAASKDTMHGSDKYITPPQNTFEPRKSCGFSSSSCLTRNGTNAHQMEYDQDEGDLLKWENSTNAEKINFNSSYEMTATNGNVNAKSGSQALQAKISKLPKSTMKVSGEQYCSELERKGHVANESSQTDVARMRDIKAAQGSNGVERMGIMKMVGLRKSTKLTRQDAPINNGKRNNKLKMLFPYEEFVKFFQCEVFDLSPRGLLNCGNSCYANAVFQCLTCTKPLITYLIHRSHSRACCVKGWCLMCELEQHAVMLRESGGPLSLSRILMHIRSINFQIGDGSQEDAHEFLRLIIASMQSICLEGLGGEKKVDPILQETTFIQHIFGGRLRSKVKCMICHQESERYENMMDLTLEIYGWVESLEDALTQFTATEDLDGENMYRCGRCATYVRARKELSIHEAPNILTIVLKRFQEGRYGKISKRITFPDMLDMIPFMTRTEDMPPLYLLYAVVVHLDTLNASFSGHYVSYVKDMRGNWFRIDDTEVQPVPMSQVMSEGAYILFYMRSCPRPQRTYIEKTIQQQVPDSARNCISKAQKLARTSQSRPSSQSVGLQDSTNPRPDMPPRSTNHTSNGILKSASRNVQPVMEAYAEPVCMDFSNATSSDWSLFTSSDEASFTTESTRDSFSTVDYADTCNADTISSIFNTLYAPEYSHNSDSCRKVSNCRPHTRFVSEQKGHILDSYLSTQPLDKVQKRVLSKQVSDPSSQFPSDSNCNMFVKYGSNPIHGFERTSDHCKL from the exons ATGCTTGAACCAAGGGAAGCTGATATACCTGTATTGTTTCTTGTCTTGGTTGTGCTCCCTTTGGTTGCTTACATCTTACTTGGAAAATGGAGTGAGGTtacaaagaagagagaaagaataagtTTGCTAGCTCAATTGGCTGCTGAAGAAGCTTTTAAAGCAGAAGCGATGGCTGTGGGTAATGCTATTCCTCTTGTGTCTTCTTCAAAGAGTGGACTTCATGTGTGTGCGAGATGCTTTGCTCCTGCTAAAACCCGCTGCTCTAGATGCAAATCTATTAGATATTG TTCTGGAAAGTGTCAAATTATCCACTGGAGGCAAGCTCACAAGCAAGAGTGCCAGCAATTGGAAACTACTAGCAGCTCAAGCTCATCTCCTAAGTCTGTCTCAGTCGAAGAATCCCTTCATGGCAGGGTTTTACTTAATGACTACATGAACTCACAGTTCCTTGGTTATGATAATGATCAGGGAGAAAAAGTTTCTGCAGATGATTTAACTTCATTAAGCTTTGGTGTTCCTGGTGTTGTTGATTTCTCTACAATTGGTAACTCTCAAATCCCCATTCTTGAGAGAACAGTGAACAAACGGGTGTCTCATAAACCCCAGAATGAAATATTGAGAGGAGAGGATAAAGATGTAATTGACTCTTGTGAAGATGCCTCCAAAAGTAGGGCTACCCATTTGACTTCTGATTTTATTTCATCAAAGGAGGCATTTACAAGGCATAGG TCAAGAAAGAGTGATTCTGTTGTGTCAGAAGTAGAAAATTTAAGAAAGCACAATGTCAATAGCTCTAATGTAGGACAAGCTGCTTCAAAAGATACGATGCATGGGAGTGATAAGTATATTACCCCACCTCAGAATACATTTGAACCAAGAAAAAGTTGTGGATTCTCAAGCTCATCATGTTTGACTAGAAATGGAACAAATGCACATCAAATGGAGTATGATCAGGATGAAGGAGATTTACTTAAATGGGAAAATTCTACTAAtgctgaaaaaataaatttcaatagCTCCTATGAAATGACTGCAACTAATGGAAACGTAAATGCTAAAAGTGGGTCACAAGCTTTACAGGCGAAAATTTCTAAATTGCCAAAATCAACAATGAAAGTTTCTGGAGAGCAATATTGTTCAGAATTAGAGAGGAAAGGACATGTTGCCAATGAATCAAGTCAGACTg ATGTTGCCAGAATGAGAGATATCAAAGCTGCACAAGGAAGCAATGGGGTTGAAAGGATGGGAATTATGAAGATGGTTGGTCTAAGAAAGTCAACCAAACTTACCAGACAAGATGCTCCGATAAATAATGGcaaaagaaacaacaaattAAAG ATGCTGTTTCCTTATGAGGAATTTGTAAAGTTCTTCCAGTGTGAAGTCTTTGACCTATCACCTAGGGGCCTTTTAAATTGTGGTAACAG ttGCTATGCTAATGCCGTCTTCCAGTGTTTGACCTGCACAAAGCCTCTCATCACCTATCTGATTCATAGATCACATTCAAGAGCAT GTTGTGTAAAAGGTTGGTGTCTCATGTGTGAACTAGAGCAACATGCAGTGATGTTAAGAGAAAGTGGGGGCCCTCTGTCTTTGAGCAGGATCCTTATGCATATCCGAAGTATTAATTTCCAaattggtgatggaagtcaggAAGATGCACATGAATTTTTAAG GCTTATTATTGCGTCAATGCAATCTATATGCTTGGAAGGACTAGGTGGCGAGAAAAAGGTTGATCCTATATTGCAAGAAACAACTTTTATACAACATATTTTTGGTGGCCGTCTTAGATCAAAG GTCAAGTGTATGATATGTCATCAAGAATCAGAACGATATGAAAACATGATGGATCTCACATTAGAGATATATGGTTGGGTTGAATCATTGGAAGATGCGTTGACTCAATTTACGGCCACTGAAGATTTGGATGGAGAAAACATGTACAGATGTGGAAG ATGTGCTACATATGTTCGAGCTAGGAAGGAATTGAGCATACATGAGGCTCCAAATATCCTGACAATTGTCTTGAAGAGATTTCAG GAGGGAAGATATGGGAAAATAAGTAAGCGGATCACTTTTCCCGACATGTTGGATATGATTCCCTTTATGACTAGGACCGAAGACATGCCACCACTTTACTTGCTTTATGCTGTTGTTGTGCATTTGGACACATTAAATGCATCTTTCTCTGGACATTACGTGTCATATGTGAAAGATATGCGTGGAAATTGGTTCAGGATAGATGACACTGAG GTTCAGCCCGTGCCAATGAGCCAGGTGATGTCTGAAGGAGCATATATCTTGTTTTACATGAG GTCTTGCCCACGTCCTCAAAGAACATATATTGAGAAAACCATCCAGCAGCAAGTTCCTGACTCTGCAAGGAACTGCATATCAAAAGCTCAGAAGCTTGCAAGGACCAGTCAAAGCAGACCTAGCAGCCAATCTGTTGGCTTACAAGATTCAACAAATCCAAGACCAGATATGCCTCCCCGTTCTACCAACCATACTTCAAATGGCATCCTCAAGAGTGCTAGCAGAAATGTCCAGCCAGTGATGGAAGCATATGCTGAACCAGTCTGCATGGACTTCTCTAATGCAACATCAAGTGATTGGTCCCTCTTTACAAGCTCAGATGAGGCCTCATTCACAACTGAGAGTACTAGAGATTCATTCAGTACTGTAGATTATGCTGATACATGCAATGCAGATACAATCTCGTCGATCTTCAATACATTATATGCACCAGAATACTCCCACAATTCTGATTCTTGCAGAAAAGTTTCAAATTGTAGACCACACACGAGGTTCGTTTCTGAGCAAAAGGGCCATATTTTGGACTCATATTTGTCAACACAACCTCTTGACAAAGTACAGAAACGAGTGCTTTCAAAACAGGTCAGTGATCCTTCAAGCCAATTCCCTTCTGACAGTAACTGCAACATGTTTGTAAAATATGGGAGTAACCCAATACATGGTTTTGAACGAACTTCTGATCATTGTAAACTGTAG